The proteins below are encoded in one region of Salmo salar chromosome ssa02, Ssal_v3.1, whole genome shotgun sequence:
- the LOC106590466 gene encoding adenylate cyclase type 9 isoform X2 translates to MALQPLQHLQQQLLPHATEVSCASSSDGAVTVRIIDNTKHTQHAPSPQHRQYHDSPPTPTTRDSNTRGGSGVGGATTTAKGDPSKPCTKYSISSSCSSGESGVRRAVMNKLHRQQKTLPQLFERSAAQWWDPKFDSPILEEACRERCFPQTQRRFRYVLSYMASASLLWGVYFGVNHDRCDPATFLAPTASFLLFLLFLFLFTLTRPYTHLYNQASLLLIVATFAITLAPQIQTGGFVYLERTRDGNLTFPRTPGGVGPTRAPCISPVGTFSLCMEVLLLLYSVLHVRLYASVLLGLLYSVLFEALGWLPLLQGRDGSGGNYGGNRWGEAGVGGAEGSLGSGSSPGGLGSSSSEWDTLRWLGPAKALLHLCAHAIGIHLFIMSEVRSRSTFLKVGQAIMHGKDLEVEKALKERMIHSVMPRRVADELMKQGDEEMEGNAGKRYSAGACSASAVSTVGGPGGASSIAASPKNHPHHHSHHKRKKTSIPRGQIIFRPFNMKRMEPVSILFADIVGFTKMSANKSAHALVGLLNDLFGRFDRLCELTRCEKISTLGDCYYCVAGCPEPRPDHAYCCVEMGLGMIVAIEQFCQETCETVDMRVGVHTGTVLCGILGMKRFKFDVWSNDVNLANLMEQLGVAGKVHLSDATAGFLDDRYQQEDGRVLERATQGLMEKLKGMKTYLISGRKLEHAQCGCSQDILTPCPRPHTSALMPGGGCCPLCVLHCEWGADRGGGRTQWMPG, encoded by the exons ATGGCATTGCAGCCGCTGCAACACCTGCAGCAGCAGCTTCTCCCACATGCCACGGAGGTTAGCTGCGCCTCAAGCAGTGACGGCGCAGTGACTGTGCGGATTATCGACAACACTAAGCACACACAGCACGCGCCGTCGCCACAGCATCGACAATATCATGACTCTCCCCCAACCCCAACGACAAGGGACAGCAATaccagaggagggagtggagtAGGTGGGGCTACCACTACCGCCAAAGGAGATCCCTCCAAACCCTGCACCAAATACAGCATCTCCTCCAGCTGTAGTTCAGGGGAGTCGGGAGTTCGGAGGGCTGTTATGAATAAATTACACAGACAGCAGAAGACTCTGCCCCAGTTGTTTGAGAGGTCTGCTGCCCAGTGGTGGGACCCCAAGTTTGATTCGCCGATACTCGAAGAGGCGTGCCGCGAGAGGTGCTTCCCGCAGACTCAACGTCGCTTCCGCTATGTTCTGTCATACATGGCCTCCGCCTCGCTCCTTTGGGGCGTGTATTTCGGGGTCAACCACGACCGCTGTGACCCGGCGACCTTCCTCGCCCCGACCGCCTccttcctccttttcctcctcttcctcttcctctttacATTGACAAGGCCCTATACTCACCTGTACAACCAGGCTTCGCTGCTCCTCATTGTGGCCACATTCGCCATCACTCTGGCTCCTCAGATCCAGACAGGAGGCTTCGTCTACCTGGAGAGAACCAGGGATGGCAACCTGACATTCCCTCGCACCCCAGGCGGAGTGGGCCCTACTCGGGCTCCCTGCATCTCCCCAGTGGGCACCTTCTCTCTGTGTATGGAGGTCCTGCTACTACTCTACAGTGTTCTCCATGTGAGGCTATATGCTTCAGTTTTACTGGGGCTCCTGTATTCAGTCCTATTTGAAGCCTTAGGGTGGCTGCCCCTGCTCCAGGGGAGAGATGGCAGTGGAGGAAATTATGGGGGGAATAGGTGGGGCGAGGCTGGGGTTGGAGGTGCAGAAGGGTCCCTAGGTTCTGGATCTAGTCCTGGAGGTCTTGGTTCTTCTAGCTCGGAATGGGACACCCTCCGCTGGCTGGGCCCGGCTAAGGCCCTCCTCCACCTGTGTGCCCACGCCATCGGCATCCACCTCTTCATCATGTCCGAGGTGCGATCCCGCTCCACCTTCCTCAAGGTGGGCCAGGCCATCATGCACGGCAAGGACCTGGAG GTGGAGAAAGCGTTGAAGGAACGCATGATCCACTCTGTCATGCCGAGGAGGGTCGCCGATGAACTGATGAAGCAGGGGGACGAGGAGATGGAGGGGAATGCAGGGAAGAGATACTCTGCCGGGGCTTGTTCGGCATCGGCTGTGTCCACGGTCGGAGGTCCTGGGGGGGCTTCGTCGATCGCGGCGAGCCCTAAGAACCATCCCCATCATCATAGTCATCATAAGAGGAAGAAGACTTCGATCCCCAGAGGCCAG ATCATCTTCAGGCCATTCAACATGAAGCGGATGGAGCCTGTTTCTATCCTCTTTGCGGATATCGTCGGCTTCACCAAAATGTCTGCCAACAAGTCTGCCCACGCCTTGGTGGGGCTCCTCAATGACCTCTTCGGCCGTTTCGACCGGCTTTGTGAGCTGACGCGCTGTGAGAAGATCAGTACACTGGGAGACTGTTACTACTGCGTGGCGGGATGTCCCGAGCCACGCCCTGACCACGCTTACTGCTGTGTCGAGATGGGACTAG GTATGATCGTGGCCATTGAGCAGTTCTGCCAGGAGACGTGTGAGACGGTGGACATGAGGGTGGGGGTCCACACCGGCACGGTCCTCTGTGGGATCCTGGGGATGAAGCGGTTCAAGTTCGACGTGTGGTCCAACGACGTCAACCTGGCTAACCTCATGGAACAACTGGGCGTCGCCGGGAAGGTACACCTATCAGATGCCACCGCCGGGTTTCTGGATGATCGGTACCAGCAGGAGGACGGGCGGGTGTTGGAGAGGGCGACGCAGGGCCTGATGGAGAAACTGAAGG